The following are encoded in a window of Nakamurella sp. A5-74 genomic DNA:
- a CDS encoding extracellular solute-binding protein translates to MNSHSIPRWRIGAVAAVAVLGLAACAPGSSTAGSTTPAAPTTAAPSSSAATSSATGTAGSGSGSGSSSEGQSSSPAGSSSSAPSSAAEPAITTDPVTLTVWDQEVRGGQNEQMKQLNDAFMKKYPNVKITRNSQSFDDLATTLRLALTDNEAPDVVQANNGRNTMGAFVTAGQLLPLNTYADKYGWTDRFPQSVLQYSTYSEDGKTFGTGNIYGLPQVGEVVGVYYNKKKLKALKLETPKTWEEFEAALAAAKAAGEIPIELGNLDKWPAGHVFGPIQGQFVAADQITDLGLGNAGASWKTPENEAAAAKLADWVSKGYFNEGPNGTDYDAAWQALTKDQGVFLIGGSWLAADLEKAMKDNIGFFAPPPPAGKTVATTGGTGLPFAVTKSSKNPDVAAAYIDFITNDAAMEVLAKTGNLPVNRTAELAPKSGVQAEVFAAFGEVTTKGALLPYLDYATPTAGDVLGQSLQDLIAAQVDPAEFTQQLEDDYAAFVDGN, encoded by the coding sequence ATGAACTCCCACTCCATCCCGCGATGGCGGATCGGAGCCGTGGCGGCCGTCGCCGTCCTCGGCCTGGCGGCGTGTGCCCCCGGCTCCAGCACGGCCGGCTCCACCACCCCCGCCGCCCCGACCACCGCGGCGCCGTCCTCCTCAGCGGCAACCAGTTCGGCAACCGGCACCGCCGGCTCCGGCTCCGGCTCCGGCTCTTCGAGCGAAGGCCAGAGCAGTAGCCCCGCCGGCTCGAGCTCGAGCGCGCCGTCCAGCGCAGCCGAGCCCGCCATCACCACCGATCCGGTGACGCTGACGGTCTGGGACCAGGAGGTCCGCGGCGGTCAGAACGAGCAGATGAAGCAGCTCAACGACGCCTTCATGAAGAAGTACCCGAACGTCAAGATCACCCGTAACTCGCAGTCCTTCGACGACCTCGCCACCACGTTGCGGCTGGCGCTCACCGACAACGAGGCGCCCGACGTCGTGCAGGCCAACAACGGCCGCAACACCATGGGCGCGTTCGTCACCGCCGGGCAGCTGCTGCCGCTCAACACCTACGCCGACAAGTACGGCTGGACAGATCGGTTCCCGCAGAGCGTGTTGCAGTACTCGACCTACAGCGAGGACGGCAAGACGTTCGGCACCGGAAACATCTACGGTCTGCCGCAGGTCGGCGAGGTGGTCGGCGTCTACTACAACAAGAAGAAGTTGAAGGCCCTCAAGCTCGAGACGCCGAAGACCTGGGAGGAGTTCGAGGCAGCGCTGGCTGCTGCGAAGGCTGCCGGTGAGATCCCGATCGAGCTCGGCAACCTCGACAAGTGGCCTGCCGGGCACGTGTTCGGCCCGATCCAGGGTCAGTTCGTCGCCGCCGACCAGATCACCGATCTGGGCCTCGGCAATGCCGGCGCGAGCTGGAAGACCCCGGAGAACGAGGCCGCCGCCGCGAAGCTGGCGGACTGGGTGAGCAAGGGCTACTTCAACGAGGGTCCCAACGGCACCGACTACGACGCCGCCTGGCAAGCGCTGACCAAGGACCAGGGTGTGTTCCTGATCGGCGGCTCCTGGCTGGCAGCGGATCTGGAGAAGGCCATGAAGGACAACATCGGCTTCTTCGCCCCGCCGCCCCCGGCCGGCAAGACAGTCGCCACCACCGGTGGCACCGGCCTGCCGTTCGCGGTCACCAAGAGCTCCAAGAACCCGGACGTCGCCGCTGCCTACATCGACTTCATCACCAATGATGCTGCGATGGAGGTGCTGGCGAAGACCGGCAACCTGCCGGTGAACCGCACCGCCGAACTGGCTCCGAAGTCCGGTGTCCAGGCCGAGGTGTTCGCTGCCTTCGGTGAGGTCACCACCAAGGGCGCGTTGCTGCCGTACCTCGACTACGCCACCCCCACCGCGGGTGACGTGCTCGGCCAGTCGCTGCAGGATCTCATTGCGGCACAGGTGGATCCGGCGGAGTTCACCCAGCAGCTCGAGGACGACTATGCCGCGTTCGTCGACGGGAACTGA
- a CDS encoding sugar ABC transporter permease produces MPRSSTGTDAPPARGEITRPAPGRAVSSRTTKGGSTRGRWGKLAPYGFILPAFLVYAAFLLYPLLRSVHLSLFDYDGLTVGTFVGLDNYAEVFSSKALRASFLHALVLIFFYSVLPVMIGLVLAAILSRTKARGLPFFRTVVFLPQVIAMVVVAVAWRQIYAPQGSLNSLLRDVGLDSLTKSWLGDYTWTLPAVGFIGTWVSTGLVTVLLLAGMSRIPSDQYEAARMDGAGAVREFFSITLPSVRGEITVALTLTIIAALKTFDLIYMTTSGGPGNTTSVPSFEVYRRAFKTGEVGSAAAVGVTLTVLIFAINFAINRWGDRSNR; encoded by the coding sequence ATGCCGCGTTCGTCGACGGGAACTGACGCACCACCGGCGCGGGGCGAGATCACTCGCCCGGCGCCGGGGCGCGCCGTCAGCAGCAGGACGACCAAGGGTGGATCGACCCGCGGGCGCTGGGGAAAACTCGCGCCCTACGGCTTCATCCTGCCGGCGTTCCTGGTCTACGCGGCGTTCCTGCTCTACCCCCTGCTGCGGTCGGTTCACCTGTCGTTGTTCGACTACGACGGGCTGACGGTCGGCACCTTCGTCGGCCTCGACAACTACGCAGAGGTGTTCTCCAGCAAGGCTCTGCGGGCATCATTCCTGCACGCACTGGTGCTGATCTTCTTCTACTCCGTGCTACCGGTGATGATCGGTCTGGTACTCGCCGCAATCCTCAGCCGGACCAAGGCACGCGGGTTGCCGTTCTTCCGGACGGTGGTCTTCCTGCCCCAGGTGATCGCAATGGTTGTCGTCGCGGTTGCCTGGCGGCAGATCTATGCGCCGCAAGGGTCTTTGAACAGCTTGCTGCGCGACGTCGGCCTCGATTCACTGACCAAGAGCTGGCTCGGCGACTACACCTGGACCCTGCCAGCGGTCGGATTCATCGGGACCTGGGTGTCCACCGGCCTGGTCACGGTGCTGCTGCTGGCCGGCATGTCGCGGATCCCGAGCGACCAGTACGAGGCCGCCCGGATGGACGGCGCGGGCGCCGTGCGGGAGTTCTTCTCGATCACGTTGCCGAGCGTCCGCGGCGAGATCACCGTGGCGCTGACGCTCACCATCATCGCGGCGCTCAAGACGTTCGACCTGATCTACATGACCACCAGTGGCGGGCCGGGCAACACCACCTCGGTGCCGAGCTTCGAGGTCTACCGCCGGGCGTTCAAGACCGGCGAGGTCGGCTCGGCGGCGGCCGTCGGCGTCACCCTGACCGTACTCATCTTCGCGATCAACTTCGCGATCAACCGTTGGGGAGACCGGTCCAACCGATGA
- a CDS encoding carbohydrate ABC transporter permease — MKSSNLERAANYVILIAFALFALGPMFTIVKTALGPENADAAQDGTSLHWGNFAAAWEQGELGRHLTTSVSVSVIVVVVAVFFSIMSGYAFGTMRFKGEQVLFYLFLLGIMVPTEAIIVPLYFDLRSAGLTNTIWGVALPQIAQSVAFGTFWMRTYFRSTNVAITEAARIDGAGNHRILWSVLVPTARPAIVTLVLLSFMWTWNEFLIPLVMSPRGEVRTAPLALAIFQGQYVQGTTLLAAAAVIIALPVVIVYLFLQRHFIRGMIEGAVRE, encoded by the coding sequence ATGAAGTCGTCGAATCTGGAACGGGCGGCGAACTACGTCATCCTGATCGCGTTCGCGTTGTTCGCGCTCGGCCCGATGTTCACCATCGTCAAGACCGCGCTGGGCCCGGAGAACGCCGATGCGGCGCAGGACGGGACGAGCCTGCACTGGGGCAACTTCGCCGCTGCGTGGGAGCAGGGCGAGCTCGGCAGGCACCTGACCACCTCGGTGTCCGTGTCGGTGATCGTCGTGGTGGTCGCGGTGTTCTTCTCGATCATGAGCGGATATGCGTTCGGCACCATGCGGTTCAAGGGCGAGCAGGTGCTGTTCTACCTGTTCCTGCTCGGCATCATGGTGCCCACCGAGGCGATCATCGTGCCGCTGTACTTCGACCTGCGCTCCGCCGGCCTCACCAACACGATCTGGGGTGTCGCGCTGCCGCAGATCGCCCAGTCCGTCGCGTTCGGCACCTTCTGGATGCGCACCTACTTCCGCAGCACCAACGTCGCCATCACCGAGGCCGCCCGGATCGACGGTGCTGGCAACCACCGCATCCTCTGGTCGGTGCTGGTGCCGACGGCCCGGCCGGCGATCGTCACGCTCGTGCTGCTCAGCTTCATGTGGACCTGGAACGAGTTCCTCATCCCGCTGGTGATGTCGCCCCGCGGCGAGGTGCGCACCGCACCGTTGGCGCTGGCCATCTTCCAGGGCCAGTACGTGCAGGGCACCACCCTGCTCGCCGCCGCCGCAGTGATCATCGCGCTGCCCGTGGTGATCGTCTACCTGTTCCTGCAGCGCCACTTCATCCGCGGAATGATCGAAGGAGCCGTCCGCGAGTAG
- a CDS encoding Ig-like domain repeat protein — translation MKRISWGASLLLVAGMTTSVAQGTAVAAGPVLTVGAPSVATAVSPTKINVMGLWAHPDDDAGVTTPCGVWQDLYDVTCGIIMETRGEGGSNSVGPESGPDLGLRRENEDRTSHIRSGTVNVYNVDMVDFFYNTSAPLTAEVWQKEIGLRQTVRIIRETQPDILLASSPVAAGHGNHQYAQGRMVWEASRAAADPAMYPEQLTGPDAVHTWQVKKIIGGGAVTGTGGVAGPNCTVGFTPAVASAPGVLPVVPANPFTVVGTWNGYDSPYKWLEGNVQGQPAGSPKTWAQVGREGGRAHPTQARVMEKGLQAPSCNRYSVTKSLVPIQPNSAAAGGRDDAIFFGATIPDPGGMPLGSMFHVDTPNYFVAPGVPFTATVSIRSGEGTLDTGDVALQVPDGWTVRGAGLSGSVGTDATVTRSFTVTPPATAVNTLAKISATWDNGPITAYNDTQVSLVQQVEGRFQRAGNPAEYDVWAADYTWLGGRSAAITKIGAGETITVPVVVTNRSQTAQTGTVTIAPPAGVTADALTKPFTAIPAGGTVTVNFVITHTVRTALASVQSMPITTTAGAITSSETVTLNVVPTTVIPELSAAPEMDGTADAGYGPALSTAGVWEGAACASATDCGGASVAQLGWFGDDLYVTSVVVDDTASAAAPPERCFGHWLVDSVEILLDPRGDSADTSTTFKSGIFPFTNDPSNSNGNGVDGPCWSRDADNHQGFSTGPLAAQVKGGLNSPGQQVAVSAVRNPDGSYSGGQWKVEVKIPLANLPAAVGETSKAPTGDAATNDVDPAFMGLNVTPYDSDQLNFIGDTRLAWSAIGGQQSEPYRWGHAYLDGYTPPTGRSTTPAEPIIPDTALESVQSPMSVFQSATRGVTLSGKQPSRAMSVGAVKITDSAVTLDVATTEAGTARVFLWNGDPKFVPVWTTSCTGDKYGFEACSPADGAAPPWGTSMGGRLLGKLQAPVAVGSGTLSLPIDATVHGKLAADSLVLVSFESASEGVNAWSFPVVPDTVAPVVQQLPPTATRVVPGTKLKFRATDDVALGKIVVNVFKDRAGIYRPGQTVANGETTVTHTVDTTGYPEGRYLVRYNAIDLAGNTSGTKIFLFGVKKTSSSTKLVTSAATQSYGTKNPATLTATVKLGTGVAGVGSVKFRDGGTIIATKALSGGVATMKLSGTLSMGNHNFSAEFIPSSSSTTAGSSGTTRVIVSRAVSKTTLKAATTTVKAGRSVLLTASVTLNTQQTVAGSVHFTLDGKVVATVRVSAGTARYTLPATTKVGTHRVIAKFYPSSPATTGGSSSALVTVTVTK, via the coding sequence GTGAAACGGATCAGTTGGGGAGCGTCATTGCTCCTGGTCGCCGGCATGACGACGAGCGTTGCCCAGGGAACTGCGGTCGCCGCAGGACCGGTGCTCACGGTAGGGGCGCCGTCGGTGGCCACCGCCGTCAGCCCGACGAAGATCAACGTGATGGGCCTGTGGGCGCATCCTGATGATGACGCCGGCGTCACCACGCCGTGCGGCGTCTGGCAGGACCTGTACGACGTCACCTGCGGGATCATCATGGAGACCCGCGGTGAGGGCGGCTCCAACTCCGTCGGTCCCGAGTCGGGCCCCGATCTGGGTCTGCGCCGGGAGAACGAGGACCGCACCTCGCACATCCGCTCCGGCACCGTCAACGTCTACAACGTCGACATGGTCGACTTCTTCTACAACACCAGCGCGCCGCTGACGGCGGAGGTGTGGCAGAAGGAGATCGGTCTGCGCCAGACGGTCCGGATCATCCGTGAGACCCAGCCCGACATCCTGCTCGCCTCGAGCCCCGTCGCTGCCGGCCACGGCAACCACCAGTACGCACAGGGCCGGATGGTCTGGGAGGCGTCCCGCGCGGCCGCCGACCCGGCCATGTACCCGGAGCAGCTGACCGGTCCGGACGCCGTCCACACCTGGCAGGTCAAGAAGATCATCGGCGGCGGAGCGGTCACCGGCACCGGTGGTGTCGCCGGCCCGAACTGCACCGTCGGCTTCACGCCTGCCGTCGCCAGTGCCCCTGGTGTCCTCCCGGTGGTCCCCGCCAACCCGTTCACCGTCGTCGGCACCTGGAACGGCTACGACTCCCCCTACAAGTGGCTCGAGGGCAATGTCCAGGGTCAGCCCGCCGGCAGCCCGAAGACCTGGGCGCAGGTCGGTCGCGAGGGCGGCCGGGCACACCCCACCCAGGCTCGCGTGATGGAGAAGGGCCTGCAGGCACCGTCCTGCAACCGCTACTCCGTCACCAAGTCGCTGGTGCCGATCCAGCCCAACTCGGCCGCGGCCGGTGGCCGGGACGACGCCATCTTCTTCGGCGCGACGATCCCCGATCCGGGCGGCATGCCGCTCGGCTCGATGTTCCATGTCGACACCCCGAACTACTTCGTCGCCCCGGGCGTCCCGTTCACCGCCACGGTGAGCATCCGCTCCGGCGAGGGCACCCTCGACACCGGTGATGTCGCCCTGCAGGTTCCCGACGGCTGGACAGTTCGGGGCGCAGGCCTCAGCGGCTCGGTCGGTACCGACGCCACCGTGACCCGCAGCTTCACCGTCACCCCGCCGGCGACCGCGGTCAACACCCTGGCGAAGATCTCGGCCACCTGGGACAACGGCCCGATCACTGCCTACAACGACACCCAGGTCAGCCTCGTCCAGCAGGTCGAGGGCCGCTTCCAGCGTGCGGGCAATCCCGCCGAGTACGACGTCTGGGCTGCCGACTACACCTGGCTGGGTGGCCGTTCCGCGGCTATCACGAAGATCGGTGCCGGTGAGACGATCACTGTTCCGGTCGTCGTCACCAACCGGTCGCAGACCGCGCAGACGGGCACCGTCACCATTGCCCCGCCCGCGGGAGTCACCGCCGACGCGCTGACCAAGCCGTTCACCGCCATCCCGGCCGGTGGCACGGTGACGGTCAACTTCGTCATCACGCACACCGTCAGGACGGCACTCGCCAGCGTCCAGAGCATGCCGATCACCACCACCGCCGGCGCTATCACCTCCTCGGAGACGGTGACGCTGAACGTGGTTCCGACCACGGTGATCCCGGAGCTGAGCGCAGCACCCGAGATGGACGGCACCGCTGATGCCGGCTACGGCCCCGCGCTGAGCACGGCCGGAGTCTGGGAAGGCGCTGCCTGCGCCAGCGCCACCGACTGCGGCGGCGCCAGCGTCGCGCAGCTCGGCTGGTTCGGTGACGACCTGTACGTCACTTCGGTCGTCGTCGACGACACCGCCAGTGCGGCAGCACCTCCGGAGCGTTGCTTCGGTCATTGGCTGGTCGACTCGGTGGAGATCCTGCTGGACCCGCGCGGTGATTCGGCGGACACGTCGACCACCTTCAAGTCCGGCATCTTCCCGTTCACGAACGACCCGTCGAACAGCAACGGCAACGGCGTCGACGGACCCTGCTGGTCCCGGGACGCCGACAACCACCAGGGCTTCTCGACCGGTCCGTTGGCCGCACAGGTCAAGGGCGGCTTGAACTCTCCCGGTCAGCAGGTCGCGGTGTCCGCTGTCCGCAACCCGGACGGCAGCTACTCAGGCGGTCAGTGGAAGGTGGAGGTCAAGATCCCGTTGGCCAACCTGCCCGCAGCAGTCGGCGAGACCAGCAAGGCACCCACCGGCGACGCAGCGACCAATGATGTCGATCCCGCGTTCATGGGACTGAACGTCACGCCGTACGACTCGGATCAGCTGAACTTCATCGGTGACACCCGGCTCGCGTGGTCCGCCATCGGTGGTCAGCAGTCGGAGCCGTACCGCTGGGGTCACGCGTACCTCGACGGGTACACCCCGCCGACCGGTCGCTCCACCACTCCGGCGGAGCCGATCATCCCGGACACCGCGCTCGAGAGCGTGCAGTCCCCGATGTCGGTGTTCCAGTCCGCCACCCGCGGCGTGACCCTCTCGGGCAAGCAGCCCAGCCGGGCGATGAGCGTCGGCGCCGTCAAGATCACCGACAGCGCAGTCACTCTCGACGTCGCCACCACCGAGGCCGGTACCGCTCGGGTGTTCCTGTGGAACGGCGATCCGAAGTTCGTCCCGGTCTGGACCACCAGCTGCACGGGCGACAAGTACGGCTTCGAGGCCTGCTCGCCGGCTGACGGTGCCGCACCCCCGTGGGGAACCAGCATGGGTGGGCGGCTGCTCGGCAAGCTCCAGGCTCCGGTGGCCGTCGGCTCCGGCACCCTGAGCCTGCCGATCGACGCCACGGTGCACGGCAAGCTCGCCGCGGACAGCCTGGTGCTGGTCTCGTTCGAGTCGGCGTCGGAAGGCGTCAACGCCTGGTCGTTCCCGGTCGTCCCGGACACCGTTGCTCCTGTCGTGCAGCAGCTCCCGCCGACGGCCACCAGGGTGGTCCCGGGAACGAAGCTGAAGTTCCGGGCAACCGATGACGTGGCGCTCGGCAAGATCGTGGTCAACGTCTTCAAGGACCGTGCCGGCATCTACCGGCCGGGCCAGACCGTCGCGAACGGCGAGACCACGGTGACCCACACGGTGGACACCACTGGCTACCCAGAGGGTCGTTACCTGGTGCGCTACAACGCGATCGACCTGGCCGGCAACACCTCGGGCACGAAGATCTTCCTCTTCGGCGTCAAGAAGACCAGCTCGTCGACGAAGCTCGTGACCTCGGCCGCGACCCAGTCGTACGGCACCAAGAACCCGGCGACCCTCACCGCAACGGTGAAGCTGGGGACCGGGGTCGCCGGAGTGGGTTCGGTCAAGTTCCGTGACGGCGGGACGATCATCGCGACCAAGGCCCTCTCGGGTGGTGTGGCGACGATGAAGCTGTCGGGAACCCTGTCGATGGGCAACCACAACTTCAGTGCGGAGTTCATCCCGAGCTCGTCGAGCACCACGGCCGGATCCTCCGGGACCACCAGGGTGATCGTCAGCAGGGCGGTTTCCAAGACGACCCTGAAGGCAGCCACCACGACGGTGAAGGCCGGTCGGAGTGTGCTGCTGACGGCGAGCGTCACGCTGAACACGCAGCAGACTGTCGCGGGTTCGGTGCACTTCACGCTCGACGGCAAGGTCGTTGCCACCGTGCGGGTTTCGGCGGGCACCGCGAGGTACACGCTGCCGGCGACGACGAAGGTGGGCACCCATCGGGTGATCGCCAAGTTCTACCCCAGCTCGCCGGCCACGACGGGCGGCTCCTCCAGCGCCCTGGTGACGGTGACCGTCACGAAGTAG